The following are from one region of the Amedibacterium intestinale genome:
- a CDS encoding MarR family winged helix-turn-helix transcriptional regulator, with protein MPTISKCASIVYRFGHMFFDEHLEENHIGSGQQFFLLHIYEHPGISQEELAHIDHYDKGTTARAVKKLEQEGYILRKSDERDRRFMKLYVTKEGEALVFKIQKIIKQWNEMLSAGLEEEEKTLVSKLMEKIAHNAQQYG; from the coding sequence ATGCCAACGATTAGTAAATGTGCTTCTATTGTTTATCGATTTGGACATATGTTTTTTGATGAACACCTTGAAGAAAATCATATAGGAAGCGGTCAGCAGTTTTTTCTCTTACATATTTATGAACATCCTGGAATCAGTCAGGAAGAATTGGCACATATCGATCATTATGATAAAGGGACAACGGCACGAGCTGTTAAAAAACTGGAGCAGGAAGGATATATTCTTCGTAAAAGTGATGAAAGAGATCGTCGTTTTATGAAGCTGTATGTAACAAAAGAGGGAGAAGCTCTTGTGTTTAAGATTCAGAAAATAATCAAGCAATGGAATGAAATGTTAAGTGCAGGATTAGAGGAAGAGGAAAAGACTCTTGTTTCTAAATTGATGGAAAAAATAGCACACAATGCACAGCAGTATGGATAA
- a CDS encoding FAD-dependent oxidoreductase — MNVSYWMKNKKNTISYPALEKECDCDVLIIGGGISGVSTAYYLAETGNDVILLEADCIGYGASGRNTGKVSAQHGIVYHELIEKHGKEMAQLYYESHQKAIDTIEKLVATYDIDCDFKRCDTLLYTEEKQQVPLYQKEYEAYETLHIPSSYISSHQDYPQLQAGLQMMHQAVFDPYSFVVQFSKVVSEKGVSIYEHSPVSELSKTEDGLYKVSVNGTFVHARYVILATQYPIVDYGNLYFSYMYCEQQTLYTAKQKKTDRMVSLSTDTYPISIGNHQDKHIIACKSHRNGYEPNFRFPSSFHTMIPNQLQTPWTSSDFVSIDHLPLIGKLEKYNDQLLFASGFSKWGNTTGIVAGKILASCVQNKPSSLRMLFSPQRKKGTFSWNYVKLNLQNAAMFFRSRWIHMDDEMPEKEEGKPVWINHHIYGAYRDENNELFIVDITCPHAGCIAQFNKEDKSWDCPCHGSRFTYKGDIIKGPATCSLSSIHEDKKVI; from the coding sequence ATGAATGTTTCCTATTGGATGAAAAATAAAAAAAATACAATATCTTATCCTGCCTTAGAAAAGGAATGTGATTGTGATGTTTTGATTATTGGTGGAGGTATCAGCGGTGTTTCTACAGCCTATTATCTAGCAGAAACTGGCAATGATGTTATTTTGTTAGAAGCCGATTGCATAGGATATGGTGCAAGTGGAAGAAACACTGGAAAAGTATCCGCACAACATGGAATTGTTTATCATGAACTCATAGAAAAACATGGTAAAGAAATGGCACAATTGTATTATGAAAGCCATCAAAAAGCGATTGATACGATTGAAAAATTGGTTGCTACGTACGATATTGATTGTGATTTCAAGCGATGTGACACTCTTTTATATACAGAAGAAAAACAGCAAGTTCCTCTTTATCAGAAAGAATATGAAGCATATGAAACCTTGCATATTCCTTCTTCCTATATAAGTTCTCATCAAGATTATCCACAACTTCAGGCAGGATTACAAATGATGCATCAAGCTGTCTTTGATCCTTATTCTTTTGTGGTACAGTTTTCCAAAGTTGTATCAGAAAAAGGCGTTTCTATTTATGAACATTCTCCTGTAAGTGAACTTTCTAAAACAGAGGATGGTCTTTATAAGGTAAGTGTAAATGGTACTTTTGTTCATGCCCGCTATGTTATTCTTGCAACACAATATCCTATTGTCGATTATGGAAATTTATATTTTTCCTATATGTACTGTGAACAGCAAACCTTATATACTGCAAAGCAGAAAAAAACAGATCGAATGGTTTCCTTATCTACAGATACATATCCAATTTCTATTGGGAATCATCAAGATAAACATATCATTGCCTGTAAATCCCATCGAAACGGATATGAACCTAACTTTCGATTTCCTTCTTCTTTTCATACTATGATTCCTAATCAGCTGCAAACACCATGGACATCCAGCGACTTTGTAAGCATCGACCACCTTCCTCTTATTGGAAAACTAGAAAAATACAACGATCAATTATTATTTGCCTCCGGTTTTTCAAAATGGGGAAATACAACAGGTATAGTAGCAGGAAAGATTCTTGCTTCTTGTGTACAAAACAAGCCATCTTCTTTACGTATGTTATTTTCTCCTCAACGAAAGAAAGGTACTTTTTCATGGAATTATGTAAAATTAAACTTACAAAATGCTGCTATGTTTTTTAGAAGCAGATGGATTCATATGGACGATGAAATGCCAGAAAAAGAAGAAGGAAAACCTGTATGGATCAATCATCATATTTATGGTGCCTATCGAGATGAAAATAATGAATTATTTATCGTAGATATTACTTGTCCTCATGCTGGCTGTATTGCACAATTCAACAAAGAAGATAAATCCTGGGACTGTCCATGTCATGGCTCTCGATTTACTTATAAAGGAGACATAATAAAAGGACCAGCAACTTGTTCACTATCCTCCATTCATGAAGATAAAAAGGTAATCTAA